Proteins encoded within one genomic window of Flavobacterium gilvum:
- a CDS encoding TetR/AcrR family transcriptional regulator: MRDKIVSKASDLFLKLGFKSVTMDDIAGEMCISKKTIYKYFCNKEILIEESTEMVHKTVHEVISTIAAKDYNAIEENFEIRKMFKEMFQVADTSPLYQLKKHYPEIYQKVMNRELDECNKCFKQNIEKGIRQDLYRNDLDIDVYVKFYYMLIFSIKENTSSEKESTKLELQALEYHTRAMATSKGIVELEKQLLKIKP, translated from the coding sequence ATGAGAGATAAAATCGTATCCAAGGCAAGTGATTTGTTTTTAAAACTTGGTTTTAAAAGCGTCACTATGGATGATATCGCCGGCGAAATGTGCATTTCCAAAAAAACGATTTACAAATATTTTTGCAATAAAGAAATATTGATTGAAGAAAGTACCGAGATGGTTCACAAAACCGTACACGAAGTCATCAGCACCATCGCTGCCAAAGACTACAACGCGATTGAGGAGAATTTTGAAATCAGGAAAATGTTCAAAGAAATGTTTCAGGTAGCCGACACCTCTCCGTTATATCAATTAAAAAAACATTATCCCGAAATCTATCAAAAAGTAATGAATAGAGAACTCGACGAATGTAATAAGTGTTTCAAACAAAATATCGAAAAAGGAATTCGTCAGGATTTGTACCGTAACGATTTGGATATCGATGTTTATGTTAAATTTTATTACATGTTAATTTTCAGTATTAAAGAAAATACAAGCTCCGAAAAAGAATCCACAAAATTGGAATTACAGGCGCTAGAATACCACACCAGAGCGATGGCAACTTCAAAAGGAATTGTCGAGCTTGAGAAACAACTACTTAAAATCAAACCATAA
- the aspS gene encoding aspartate--tRNA ligase produces the protein MYRSHNCGELNASHINTEVTLAGWVQKSRDKGFMNWVDLRDRYGITQLIFDESRTVKEVFEAAKTLGREYVIQVKGTVIEREAKNKNIPTGEIEILVSELNILNTALTPPFTIEDETDGGEDIRMKYRYLDIRRNPVKNSLLFRHKVAMEVRKYLSDLDFCEVETPYLIKSTPEGARDFVVPSRMNEGQFYALPQSPQTFKQLLMVGGMDKYFQIVKCFRDEDLRADRQPEFTQIDCEMAFVEQEDILNVFEGLTRHLLKELKGIEVAKFPRMTYEHAMKTYGNDKPDIRFGMEFGELNQFAQHKEFPVFNSAELVVGIAVPGAGNYTRKEIDALIDWVKRPQVGASGMVYVKCNEDGTFKSSVDKFYDQEDLTNWAKTTGAKPGDMIFVLSGPADKTRTQLSALRMELATRLGLRNPAEFAPLWVVDFPLLEFDEESGRYHAMHHPFTSPKPEDMHLLETNPGKVRANAYDMVLNGNEIGGGSIRIHDKATQQLMFKYLGFTKEEAKAQFGFLMDAFQFGAPPHGGLAFGLDRLVAILGGQETIRDFIAFPKNNSGRDVMIDAPSIIDESQLKELHIKLNLKN, from the coding sequence ATGTACAGAAGTCATAATTGTGGCGAATTGAACGCCTCACATATCAATACAGAAGTTACTCTAGCAGGTTGGGTTCAAAAATCCAGAGACAAAGGATTTATGAATTGGGTTGATTTACGCGACCGTTATGGAATTACGCAATTGATTTTTGACGAAAGTCGTACTGTGAAAGAAGTTTTTGAAGCTGCCAAAACATTGGGACGCGAATATGTGATTCAGGTAAAAGGGACAGTTATTGAGCGTGAAGCCAAAAACAAAAACATTCCTACGGGAGAAATCGAAATTTTGGTTTCGGAACTGAATATTTTAAACACAGCTTTGACTCCTCCGTTTACTATCGAAGATGAAACTGATGGCGGCGAAGACATCAGAATGAAATATCGTTACCTTGACATTCGAAGAAATCCGGTAAAAAACAGTTTGCTTTTCCGTCACAAAGTAGCGATGGAAGTACGTAAATATCTTTCGGATCTTGATTTCTGTGAAGTGGAAACACCATACTTAATCAAATCAACTCCAGAAGGCGCAAGGGATTTTGTCGTTCCATCGAGAATGAACGAAGGACAATTCTATGCCTTGCCCCAATCGCCTCAAACTTTTAAACAATTATTGATGGTGGGCGGAATGGACAAATATTTCCAAATCGTGAAATGTTTCCGTGACGAGGATTTGCGTGCCGATCGTCAGCCAGAGTTTACACAAATTGACTGCGAAATGGCTTTTGTGGAGCAAGAAGATATTTTGAACGTTTTTGAAGGATTGACTCGTCATTTGCTGAAAGAATTAAAAGGCATCGAAGTAGCTAAATTCCCAAGAATGACCTACGAACACGCGATGAAAACCTACGGAAATGACAAACCAGATATTCGTTTCGGAATGGAGTTTGGTGAGTTAAATCAATTTGCACAACACAAAGAATTCCCCGTTTTCAATTCGGCTGAATTGGTAGTGGGAATCGCTGTTCCGGGAGCAGGAAACTATACTCGTAAAGAAATTGACGCATTGATTGACTGGGTAAAACGTCCACAAGTTGGTGCCAGCGGAATGGTTTATGTAAAATGCAACGAAGACGGAACTTTCAAATCATCTGTGGACAAATTCTACGATCAAGAAGACTTAACGAACTGGGCAAAAACCACAGGAGCAAAACCGGGCGATATGATTTTTGTACTTTCCGGTCCAGCCGATAAAACAAGAACACAATTGAGTGCCTTACGTATGGAATTGGCAACTCGTTTGGGACTAAGAAATCCTGCTGAGTTTGCACCACTTTGGGTTGTTGATTTCCCATTATTGGAATTTGATGAAGAAAGCGGTCGTTACCATGCGATGCACCATCCATTTACATCCCCAAAACCAGAAGACATGCATTTATTGGAAACCAATCCTGGAAAAGTTCGCGCCAACGCCTACGATATGGTTTTGAACGGAAATGAAATCGGTGGAGGTTCAATCCGTATTCACGACAAAGCAACACAACAGTTGATGTTCAAATACTTAGGTTTTACCAAAGAAGAAGCCAAAGCGCAGTTTGGATTCCTGATGGATGCTTTCCAATTTGGAGCTCCTCCTCACGGTGGTTTAGCGTTTGGATTGGATCGTTTAGTCGCTATTTTAGGCGGACAAGAAACAATTCGCGATTTTATTGCTTTTCCAAAAAACAATTCGGGTAGAGACGTCATGATAGATGCTCCATCAATTATAGATGAATCCCAATTAAAGGAATTGCATATTAAATTAAATTTAAAAAACTAG
- a CDS encoding efflux RND transporter permease subunit yields the protein MSHQNKEFGISSWAVDNRVTVYILTLLIVITGVIAYVTMPREDFPEIIENKVYISSVFPGNSAEDVEKLIIKPLEKEIKNISGVEKITSSSFQDYGMIIVEFEDKVTILDAKTKIKDKVDIVKADPDWPNLDNGSKVEPSVFELNISEEVPILNINLQGNYTTQQLKKYGELLQDDIEEIPEVKKVDILGVDDKEVEIAVDIFKMTAAQVSFDDIQNAVKYENMTLSGGNLISQGSRNNIRIVGEIKDPKELENIIVKHNGGTVYLKDIAVVSFKEKEKTTYAREKGTEVVMLNVKKRSNQNMISAIEQVKEKIKEAQASYLPSNLKIELTNDQSSRVEHQVNELSNHIIFGIVLVMIVLMFTMGLRNSLFVGAAIPLSMLMAFSILSAFGLTLNTMVLFGLVMGLGMLVDDGIVVVDNVFANMKKGMPRLEASKIGIGEIAWPVIASTATTLMAFLPFALWPGTMGKFMKYFPMTLTVTLSASLFVAMVVNAAMTGGSMEIEDKNVSKKSAKLYSIIFTIIAVIFVFIGNIYDSKLARAIGHLAIISFGLMWLYKIKLYQWTQDFQHSFFPRMEEKYKSFLRKILTERKAWFALAGIIGMLILSFMLVGIFPRKVLFFPDNIPNQVIAYIEYPQGTDIEKTNKATLFVEKQVIDILNKYVDPKTKKNFLAESIVSQVGVGAGNPNVDAGSASETPFKGKVTVNFSEFKFRKGINTADILEEIRGKVKGIAGATVTVEKDYNGPPAGYPISIQLTGNDYDEMLKEADKMITFINSKNIPGIEKLSIDVNKESPELEVKVDRVSAGSLGVSTGQLGFNLRRSVYGQEISTYKEGDDDYNITMRMQDDQRKNENILFNQSLTFRNQTNGQMMQVPISAVSETEKTNTYNQIKRKNQKRIMTVYSNVLTGYNGDEITKQIAADLKGYQLPKTITYSFSGVQEEQGKNQSFLFYALFLAMSGITIIIVLQFNSVSKTMVILFTVLLSFSGVFYGYVIAGMDFIVLMTMMGIISLAGIVVKNGIVLMDFFVLLLDKKVADKHLQSHDDLSLDEIKEVIIESGKSRLRPVLLTALTAVLGLIPLAIGLNFDFFSLITDLNPHIFMGGDNVVFWGPLAWTIIFGLTYATVLTLIMVPVMFYLVKRTKYWLRDRRLARATEE from the coding sequence ATGTCACATCAAAATAAAGAATTTGGAATATCAAGCTGGGCTGTCGACAACCGCGTTACAGTCTATATCCTGACTTTGTTGATTGTAATCACTGGGGTAATTGCCTATGTTACGATGCCGCGTGAGGATTTTCCCGAAATTATAGAAAATAAGGTTTATATCTCGTCTGTTTTCCCAGGGAACTCTGCCGAGGATGTAGAGAAATTAATCATCAAACCGCTTGAAAAGGAAATCAAAAACATCAGTGGCGTAGAAAAAATCACCTCTAGCTCCTTTCAGGATTATGGGATGATTATCGTTGAGTTTGAAGATAAAGTAACCATTCTGGATGCAAAAACGAAAATTAAAGACAAAGTAGATATCGTAAAAGCAGACCCTGATTGGCCAAACCTCGACAACGGAAGCAAGGTAGAACCAAGCGTATTTGAATTGAATATTTCTGAAGAAGTGCCAATTCTGAACATCAACCTGCAAGGAAATTATACGACACAACAACTTAAAAAATACGGAGAATTGCTTCAGGATGATATTGAGGAAATTCCTGAAGTGAAAAAAGTAGACATTCTCGGCGTTGATGACAAAGAGGTGGAAATTGCTGTTGACATTTTCAAAATGACGGCTGCTCAGGTTTCTTTTGATGATATTCAAAATGCGGTCAAATACGAAAACATGACACTTTCGGGTGGGAATTTGATTTCGCAGGGTTCCAGAAACAACATCAGAATCGTAGGTGAAATCAAAGACCCAAAAGAACTGGAAAACATCATTGTAAAACACAATGGCGGAACCGTTTACCTGAAAGATATTGCTGTAGTCAGTTTCAAAGAAAAAGAAAAAACGACCTATGCCCGTGAGAAAGGTACCGAAGTAGTTATGTTGAACGTAAAAAAGCGTTCCAACCAAAACATGATTTCGGCAATTGAACAGGTAAAGGAAAAGATAAAAGAAGCACAAGCCTCCTATTTACCATCCAACCTAAAAATTGAATTGACTAACGACCAATCTTCGCGTGTAGAACACCAAGTAAACGAACTTTCAAACCACATCATTTTCGGGATTGTATTGGTTATGATTGTGTTGATGTTTACCATGGGACTTAGAAACTCGTTGTTTGTGGGAGCTGCGATTCCTTTATCGATGCTGATGGCGTTTAGTATTCTGTCAGCATTTGGACTGACATTGAACACGATGGTACTTTTCGGATTGGTAATGGGACTGGGAATGTTGGTGGATGACGGTATTGTAGTCGTCGATAACGTATTTGCCAATATGAAAAAAGGAATGCCCCGCTTGGAAGCTTCCAAAATTGGTATCGGCGAAATTGCATGGCCCGTAATAGCCTCGACAGCAACCACGCTAATGGCTTTCTTGCCTTTTGCCTTATGGCCTGGTACTATGGGAAAATTCATGAAGTACTTCCCAATGACACTAACCGTAACACTATCGGCTTCTTTGTTCGTTGCGATGGTCGTCAATGCTGCCATGACAGGTGGATCCATGGAAATAGAAGACAAAAATGTAAGTAAAAAATCGGCAAAATTATACTCGATAATTTTCACCATAATTGCAGTTATTTTTGTGTTTATCGGAAACATTTACGATTCAAAGTTGGCAAGAGCCATAGGTCATTTGGCCATCATATCTTTTGGACTGATGTGGTTGTACAAAATAAAGCTCTACCAATGGACACAGGATTTTCAACATAGTTTTTTCCCAAGAATGGAAGAAAAATACAAATCCTTTTTGAGAAAAATTTTGACTGAAAGAAAAGCCTGGTTTGCCTTGGCAGGAATTATCGGAATGCTGATTTTATCTTTTATGCTTGTGGGCATATTCCCGAGAAAAGTATTGTTTTTCCCTGATAATATTCCGAATCAGGTAATTGCCTACATCGAATACCCGCAGGGAACCGATATTGAAAAAACCAATAAGGCTACCCTTTTTGTAGAAAAACAGGTTATTGATATTCTAAATAAATATGTAGATCCAAAAACCAAGAAAAACTTCCTTGCCGAATCCATTGTTTCGCAAGTGGGCGTAGGTGCCGGAAACCCAAACGTAGATGCGGGATCGGCTTCGGAAACGCCTTTCAAGGGAAAAGTGACAGTAAATTTCTCCGAATTTAAATTCCGAAAAGGAATCAATACTGCCGATATTCTCGAAGAAATCAGAGGTAAAGTTAAAGGAATCGCAGGAGCAACCGTAACGGTCGAGAAAGACTACAATGGACCTCCAGCCGGTTACCCAATTAGTATTCAGCTAACCGGAAATGATTATGACGAAATGCTGAAAGAAGCCGATAAGATGATCACTTTTATCAATTCTAAAAACATTCCCGGAATCGAAAAACTTAGTATTGATGTAAACAAAGAAAGTCCGGAACTTGAAGTAAAAGTAGATCGCGTAAGCGCTGGAAGTTTGGGCGTTTCAACCGGACAATTAGGATTCAATTTGCGTCGTTCTGTTTATGGACAAGAAATTTCGACCTACAAAGAAGGCGATGACGATTACAACATCACCATGCGTATGCAAGATGATCAGCGCAAGAACGAAAACATTTTGTTTAACCAGTCTTTGACGTTTCGAAACCAGACCAATGGACAAATGATGCAAGTACCGATTTCGGCCGTTTCAGAAACGGAGAAAACGAACACTTACAACCAAATCAAAAGAAAAAACCAAAAACGTATCATGACGGTTTATTCCAATGTTTTGACTGGCTACAATGGGGACGAAATTACCAAACAAATTGCCGCCGATTTAAAAGGCTATCAATTACCAAAAACAATTACCTATTCCTTTTCGGGAGTGCAGGAAGAGCAAGGCAAAAACCAAAGCTTCCTTTTCTATGCCTTGTTTTTGGCAATGTCCGGAATTACAATTATCATCGTGTTGCAGTTCAACTCGGTTTCAAAAACCATGGTGATATTATTCACGGTATTGCTCAGTTTTAGTGGGGTATTCTACGGTTACGTTATTGCTGGAATGGATTTTATAGTTTTAATGACCATGATGGGAATCATTTCGCTGGCGGGTATTGTTGTGAAAAACGGAATCGTATTGATGGATTTCTTTGTTTTGTTATTGGACAAAAAAGTAGCTGACAAACACCTGCAAAGCCATGACGACCTAAGCTTAGACGAAATCAAAGAAGTAATCATCGAATCTGGAAAATCAAGGCTGCGCCCGGTATTACTGACAGCATTAACAGCAGTATTGGGATTAATTCCGCTTGCCATCGGACTGAATTTTGACTTCTTCTCCTTGATAACCGACTTGAATCCGCACATCTTCATGGGAGGAGACAACGTGGTTTTCTGGGGACCATTGGCCTGGACTATCATCTTTGGGTTGACCTATGCAACGGTCTTGACTTTGATAATGGTACCCGTAATGTTCTATTTAGTAAAACGAACCAAATATTGGCTAAGAGATAGAAGATTAGCTCGAGCTACTGAAGAATAA
- a CDS encoding TolC family protein, whose translation MKKIFIISLTLLAMCVNAQDSNKTYSFSLQQAIDHALEYNYSAINTGRDIEAAKEKKWETTAMGLPQINAGVDFTNNFVLQKSVIPAEFFGGEPGTYAPVAFGTKYYMIAHSSLSQLIFDGSYIVALQASKTYLAYYENAKKRSDIDIKEMVINSYGNVLLTKENIDILEKNIASLQKTLNDTKAIYKNGLIEEESVEQLEITLASLESTLNYNKRLLDITYKMLKINLGIDINDQITLTDKLDALTVQNMDLSFSNSDFDVNNNINYKIATNFEEQRTLEYKLQKSKALPSLSANLNFGYNAFKDQFEFFTKNQNWFNYSNLGLSLNVPIFSSLARSSRTQQAKIALDQAKTQLSETEQKLKLQYAAAKSEYEYSIADYETAKSNLNLAERIEKKQQIKFTEGLSTSFDFNDAQRQLYTAQQKYLQTMVNIINKKASLEKIITK comes from the coding sequence ATGAAGAAGATATTTATTATAAGCCTCACTCTTCTAGCCATGTGCGTCAATGCTCAGGACTCGAATAAGACTTATTCTTTTTCGCTGCAACAAGCTATAGACCATGCACTGGAATACAATTATTCGGCCATAAATACCGGTCGTGATATCGAAGCTGCCAAAGAAAAGAAATGGGAAACTACCGCAATGGGATTGCCTCAAATAAATGCCGGAGTCGACTTTACCAACAACTTTGTTTTGCAAAAATCGGTAATTCCTGCCGAATTCTTTGGTGGAGAACCCGGAACTTATGCCCCAGTGGCTTTTGGAACAAAATACTATATGATTGCCCATTCCTCTTTGAGTCAGCTTATTTTTGACGGCTCTTATATAGTGGCGCTTCAGGCCTCCAAAACGTATTTGGCTTATTACGAAAATGCCAAAAAAAGGTCGGACATCGACATTAAGGAAATGGTAATTAACTCCTATGGGAATGTTCTATTAACCAAAGAAAACATAGACATTCTAGAAAAAAATATTGCTTCGCTTCAAAAAACACTCAATGATACCAAAGCCATTTACAAAAATGGTTTAATCGAAGAAGAAAGTGTCGAACAACTAGAAATCACTTTGGCTTCGCTAGAAAGTACCTTAAATTACAACAAGCGTTTACTTGACATTACTTACAAAATGCTTAAAATTAATTTGGGAATCGACATCAATGACCAAATCACTCTAACCGACAAACTGGATGCGCTGACGGTTCAAAACATGGATCTTTCGTTTTCCAATTCGGATTTTGACGTAAACAATAACATCAATTATAAAATAGCCACCAATTTTGAGGAGCAAAGAACATTGGAGTACAAACTTCAAAAAAGCAAAGCGTTGCCCTCACTATCTGCCAATCTAAATTTTGGATATAATGCTTTTAAAGATCAGTTTGAATTTTTTACCAAAAATCAAAACTGGTTCAATTATTCCAATCTAGGACTTAGTTTGAATGTACCAATCTTCAGCAGTTTGGCCAGAAGTTCCAGAACACAACAGGCAAAAATTGCTTTGGATCAGGCAAAAACACAATTAAGCGAAACCGAACAAAAATTAAAATTGCAATATGCTGCCGCAAAAAGTGAATACGAATACAGCATCGCTGATTATGAAACAGCCAAAAGCAATTTGAATCTCGCCGAAAGAATCGAAAAGAAACAACAAATCAAATTCACAGAAGGGCTTTCAACAAGTTTTGATTTCAATGACGCTCAACGCCAATTGTACACCGCCCAGCAAAAATATTTGCAAACGATGGTGAACATCATCAACAAAAAAGCCAGTTTAGAAAAAATCATAACTAAATAA
- a CDS encoding VOC family protein, giving the protein MALINPHINFNGNAEEAFNFYKSVFGGEFERIVRFKDISSAEYPIPENEANKIMHIALPIGQNILMGNDVPESMGRVDENENRSKISVSVESREEADKLFNGLSAGGNIECPMGDSPWGSYFGMFRDKYGIEWMVDFSPKK; this is encoded by the coding sequence ATGGCACTTATTAATCCTCACATTAACTTCAACGGAAATGCCGAAGAAGCATTCAATTTTTACAAATCGGTATTTGGTGGAGAGTTCGAAAGAATCGTTCGTTTCAAAGATATATCAAGCGCAGAATATCCAATACCAGAAAATGAAGCGAATAAAATAATGCATATTGCGTTGCCTATTGGTCAAAATATTTTGATGGGAAATGATGTTCCAGAAAGTATGGGTCGCGTAGATGAAAATGAAAATAGATCTAAAATATCTGTTAGCGTAGAAAGTAGAGAAGAAGCCGACAAGTTATTTAACGGACTTTCAGCAGGCGGAAACATTGAATGTCCTATGGGCGATAGTCCTTGGGGTTCCTATTTTGGGATGTTTAGAGACAAATATGGTATTGAATGGATGGTGGATTTTAGCCCCAAAAAATAG
- a CDS encoding efflux RND transporter periplasmic adaptor subunit, translated as MKKIFILTTLSIALIACNSSEKNQSVDAIIASKDVKAITAKKTELQAQLTQIDEALATLDVNKEVIALVSAVQLKDTTFNHYLEIQGNINTNENVLIQPEFPGNLVELNVKAGQKVSKGQVLGRTDDGGMSQQLASAENQYALAKTTFERQKNLWSQKIGSEIQYLQAQTQMISAQKGVAQIKAQIAKTVIRAPFSGTIDEVFVEKGEVVAANPKGLMRIVNLGNMYVSTSIPETYIGKLKIGTEVDVYLTSLNKTYKGKVRQIGNFINPNNRSFGIEVSVPNPENLLRPNQVAKLKVIDYVSKNAIVVPTNVIQQDSKKNNFVYTVVDSKGKSGIAKKVIVQTGQSSDNVTEILNGLDANAIIVTEGMNTISDGMKLNF; from the coding sequence ATGAAAAAGATATTCATCCTAACCACCCTCTCCATCGCATTGATTGCCTGCAATTCATCCGAAAAAAACCAATCGGTTGACGCTATTATCGCATCCAAAGATGTAAAGGCTATAACCGCAAAAAAAACCGAACTCCAAGCGCAACTTACCCAAATTGACGAAGCATTGGCAACTTTGGACGTAAATAAGGAAGTCATTGCATTGGTCAGTGCCGTACAACTGAAAGACACCACCTTCAACCACTATCTAGAAATACAGGGAAATATTAATACTAATGAAAATGTATTGATTCAGCCAGAATTTCCTGGAAACTTGGTGGAATTGAATGTAAAAGCTGGACAAAAAGTAAGCAAAGGACAAGTTTTGGGCCGTACCGATGATGGTGGTATGAGTCAACAATTGGCGAGCGCCGAAAATCAATATGCTTTGGCCAAAACCACTTTTGAGCGTCAAAAAAATCTTTGGAGCCAAAAAATCGGTTCCGAAATACAATACCTTCAAGCACAAACACAAATGATTTCGGCACAAAAAGGAGTTGCCCAAATCAAAGCCCAAATTGCCAAAACAGTAATTAGAGCGCCTTTTTCGGGAACTATTGATGAAGTTTTTGTTGAAAAAGGAGAAGTCGTTGCCGCAAATCCAAAAGGATTAATGCGAATCGTAAATCTGGGAAATATGTATGTTTCTACTTCTATTCCTGAAACCTATATCGGAAAACTAAAAATAGGCACCGAAGTTGATGTTTATCTAACTTCATTGAACAAAACTTACAAAGGAAAAGTGCGCCAAATTGGTAATTTCATCAACCCGAATAACAGAAGTTTCGGAATCGAGGTAAGTGTTCCCAATCCGGAAAATTTATTGCGCCCGAACCAAGTAGCAAAGCTGAAAGTAATCGATTATGTAAGCAAAAATGCTATAGTTGTACCTACTAATGTGATTCAGCAGGATTCTAAGAAAAATAATTTTGTTTATACGGTGGTTGATTCAAAAGGAAAATCGGGTATTGCAAAAAAAGTGATTGTTCAAACAGGCCAGTCTTCAGACAATGTAACGGAAATTTTAAACGGTTTGGATGCTAATGCCATAATAGTTACCGAGGGAATGAACACCATTTCCGACGGGATGAAACTAAACTTTTAA
- a CDS encoding toxin-antitoxin system YwqK family antitoxin, protein MKKLVILVAVLFSGIIFGQNAKPVLEPFGKRVKATYFYENGQVQQEGYFENGKLEGLWVSYNESGDKIASGEYTAGVKTGKWFFWSQKDGKNSLAEVDFSNNQIAKVKNWRQDAFANSNE, encoded by the coding sequence ATGAAAAAGCTTGTAATTTTAGTAGCGGTATTATTCTCAGGTATTATTTTTGGACAAAATGCGAAACCTGTTTTGGAGCCATTTGGCAAAAGAGTTAAAGCCACTTATTTTTATGAAAATGGGCAAGTGCAACAAGAAGGCTATTTTGAAAACGGTAAATTGGAAGGACTTTGGGTTTCTTACAATGAATCTGGAGATAAAATTGCCTCAGGCGAATATACTGCGGGCGTAAAAACAGGCAAATGGTTTTTTTGGTCACAAAAAGACGGGAAAAATAGTCTAGCCGAAGTAGATTTCTCCAATAACCAAATTGCAAAAGTTAAAAATTGGAGACAGGATGCTTTTGCAAATTCAAACGAATAG
- a CDS encoding YceI family protein, protein MENEWKIDSNESDVLLKTKRSLIDYMSGTKNNFKGHVDIQNNEVKNASIEFSLKANDKSKNSDLKFIDFFDYNETPVIQFKSTSFQKINKNLNFLKGLLTIKNITKVVELDTEFIGYNNYDGVEKASFEITGSINPKDFGLKYNPYYVHGGYAVGSDIKLIANLEFIHQ, encoded by the coding sequence ATGGAAAATGAATGGAAAATTGATTCAAACGAATCAGACGTGTTGCTAAAAACAAAACGTTCTTTGATTGACTACATGTCTGGAACCAAAAATAATTTTAAAGGACACGTTGATATTCAGAACAACGAAGTGAAAAATGCATCTATCGAATTTTCTTTGAAAGCAAACGATAAAAGCAAAAACTCCGACTTAAAATTTATTGACTTTTTTGATTATAATGAAACTCCGGTTATTCAGTTCAAATCGACTTCTTTCCAAAAAATCAATAAAAACCTCAACTTCCTGAAAGGGCTTTTGACTATCAAAAACATTACAAAAGTTGTGGAATTGGACACCGAATTCATTGGATACAACAATTACGATGGAGTAGAAAAAGCTTCATTTGAAATCACAGGAAGCATCAACCCAAAGGATTTTGGTCTCAAGTACAACCCGTATTATGTTCACGGCGGATACGCGGTTGGTTCTGATATTAAACTCATAGCCAATTTAGAATTCATTCATCAATAA
- a CDS encoding DUF4242 domain-containing protein has product MPKYVIEREIPNAGNLTPEQLKEISNASCDVLRKMGPEIQWKHSYVTNDKIYCVYIAPNEEMIREHGDKGGFPVTKISLVSEIIDPVTAE; this is encoded by the coding sequence ATGCCAAAGTATGTTATTGAAAGGGAAATTCCCAACGCAGGGAATTTGACACCTGAACAATTAAAAGAAATTTCGAATGCGTCTTGTGATGTTTTAAGAAAAATGGGACCAGAAATACAATGGAAGCACAGTTATGTGACCAATGACAAAATTTATTGCGTTTACATCGCGCCAAATGAAGAAATGATACGGGAACATGGCGATAAAGGTGGGTTTCCAGTCACTAAAATAAGCCTTGTTTCCGAAATAATTGACCCGGTTACAGCGGAGTAG